A single Lolium perenne isolate Kyuss_39 chromosome 6, Kyuss_2.0, whole genome shotgun sequence DNA region contains:
- the LOC127305951 gene encoding uncharacterized protein produces the protein MVKNAQQQQQQERLMNGGNAAAAAAARQRQHQQQQYKGVRMRSWGSWVSEIRAPNQKTRIWLGSYSTAEAAARAYDAALLCLRGSAADLNFPVHLPFHVPAAAMSPKSIQRFAAAAASSPLQPTAPVWNAGAADQPRGGYGYGDASFGSSTEEEEAGDNGADHNDDIMAQGEDDVDYGALADIDAFFQSPKCMDYCMDPCSTFFAPAPTAMAPGAEWEEEGEISLWSFSSSYN, from the coding sequence ATGGTGAAGAatgcgcagcagcagcagcagcaggaaaGACTCATGAACGGCGGCAATGCtgctgctgcggcggcggcgaggcagaGGCAGCATCAGCAGCAGCAGTACAAGGGCGTGCGGATGCGGAGCTGGGGGTCGTGGGTGTCGGAGATCCGGGCGCCGAACCAGAAGACGCGGATATGGCTGGGCTCCTACTCCACCGCCGAGGCCGCCGCGCGCGCCTACGACGCCGCGCTGCTCTGCCTCAGGGGCTCCGCCGCCGACCTCAACTTCCCCGTCCACCTCCCCTTCCACGTCCCCGCCGCCGCCATGTCGCCCAAGTCCATCCAGCGCTtcgcggccgccgccgcctccagcccCCTGCAGCCCACCGCGCCGGTCTGGAACGCCGGCGCCGCCGACCAGCCTCGCGGCGGTTACGGCTACGGCGACGCGTCGTTCGGCTCTtccacggaggaggaggaggccggcgacaACGGTGCCGATCACAATGACGACATCATGGCGCAGGGCGAGGACGACGTGGACTACGGCGCGCTGGCGGACATCGACGCCTTCTTCCAGTCGCCCAAGTGCATGGACTACTGCATGGACCCCTGCAGCACCTTCTTCGCGCCGGCGCCCACGGCCATGGCTCCCGGCGCCGAGTGGGAGGAGGAAGGTGAGATCAGCCTCTGGAGCTTCTCCTCCTCCTACAACTGA